Proteins encoded in a region of the Planktothrix tepida PCC 9214 genome:
- a CDS encoding transposase produces the protein MRAKVKEVSVDMWGGFKKVIREVFPNALIVIDRFHVMKLVNSSLNQLRLKLELKGLKNRCLLLKNYVDLTPEERRDLKLLLKASPCLSIAYELKEELRDIYESSTTVLMGMRRLKKWLNSALIVFGKTAQTLKHHLPDICHYFINRTTSGVMEGLNNRIKLILRQSYGFKNFEMMRQKLLA, from the coding sequence TCTGTGGATATGTGGGGAGGATTTAAAAAAGTGATTCGGGAAGTTTTTCCTAATGCTTTAATTGTCATTGACCGATTTCATGTGATGAAGTTAGTCAACAGTTCTCTGAATCAACTTCGACTTAAATTAGAACTAAAAGGCTTAAAAAATCGGTGCTTACTGCTGAAAAATTATGTCGATTTAACCCCCGAAGAGAGAAGGGATCTGAAACTGTTGTTAAAGGCCTCCCCCTGTTTGAGTATCGCTTATGAATTAAAAGAGGAACTCCGAGATATTTATGAAAGCAGTACAACGGTTCTTATGGGAATGAGAAGATTAAAGAAATGGCTCAATTCGGCTCTTATTGTTTTTGGAAAAACCGCCCAAACTCTTAAACACCATCTTCCCGATATTTGCCATTATTTTATTAATCGAACAACCAGTGGAGTTATGGAGGGATTAAACAACCGGATCAAATTAATTCTTCGTCAAAGCTATGGCTTCAAAAATTTTGAGATGATGCGCCAAAAGCTACTAGC